In a genomic window of Streptobacillus felis:
- the brnQ gene encoding branched-chain amino acid transport system II carrier protein — protein MKSLSKKDFRYISIMIFGLYFGAGNLIFPPFLGKEAGTNSIIALLFFSITAIIFPILGVIAISKFGDINKFSNMVGPLFTLIFTTSIYLTIGPGLAIPRNGSLSFEIAILPYISNINDIVIYRLIYTIIFFSIVYYLSMNPKKIVTTLGKILTPTLLLLILIMFLGVVFKPLNLTSPIGDYATGPSVKGFLQGYNTMDALAGLNFGITIAFSIKSLGIKDEKKITKITTQTGIVAGFILFIVYSMLTYIGASTAGIFPDTKTGADILVNVIKMNYGIIGTLILGAIFFIACLSVSVGLITSIGQYFHHTYPKISYRKWAILYILISFALANFGLQTILKISIPILLSIYPVSLVLILLGLFSSYFDNSRLVFKITIYITAIFSIGMVLNGYVNHILDPIFSYLPFYKVDLGWIVPTLIAFLLSLLIHKVKKNG, from the coding sequence ATGAAGAGTTTATCAAAAAAAGATTTTAGATATATAAGTATAATGATTTTTGGGCTGTATTTTGGAGCAGGAAATTTAATTTTTCCACCATTTTTAGGCAAGGAGGCAGGGACAAATTCAATAATAGCATTACTATTTTTCTCAATAACAGCAATAATTTTCCCTATCTTAGGAGTTATAGCCATTTCTAAATTTGGAGATATAAATAAGTTTTCTAATATGGTAGGACCATTATTTACATTAATATTTACAACATCTATATATTTAACTATAGGGCCTGGACTTGCCATACCAAGAAATGGGTCACTTTCATTTGAAATTGCAATACTACCATATATTTCGAATATAAATGACATAGTAATATATAGACTAATATATACCATAATATTTTTCTCTATAGTATATTATTTATCTATGAATCCTAAAAAAATAGTAACAACTTTAGGTAAAATACTTACGCCAACATTATTATTACTTATACTAATAATGTTTTTAGGAGTAGTATTTAAACCACTTAATCTTACATCTCCTATAGGAGATTATGCCACAGGTCCTTCTGTAAAGGGATTTCTTCAGGGATATAATACTATGGATGCTCTTGCAGGTTTAAACTTTGGTATTACTATAGCATTTTCAATAAAGAGCTTAGGTATAAAAGATGAAAAAAAAATTACCAAAATAACGACACAAACAGGTATAGTAGCAGGATTTATACTATTTATAGTTTATTCTATGCTTACATATATAGGTGCATCAACAGCAGGAATTTTTCCTGATACAAAAACAGGAGCAGATATATTAGTAAATGTAATAAAAATGAATTATGGAATAATTGGAACATTGATTTTAGGAGCTATTTTTTTTATAGCTTGTTTATCAGTTAGTGTTGGTTTAATAACATCTATAGGTCAGTATTTTCATCACACTTATCCTAAGATTTCATATAGAAAATGGGCAATACTATATATTTTAATATCATTTGCTTTAGCTAACTTTGGATTACAAACTATATTAAAAATATCTATACCAATACTTTTATCTATATATCCTGTTTCTTTAGTTTTAATATTACTTGGTCTATTTTCAAGTTACTTTGATAATTCAAGACTAGTATTTAAGATTACTATATATATAACAGCTATCTTTAGTATAGGGATGGTATTAAACGGATATGTTAACCATATATTAGACCCAATATTTTCTTACCTTCCTTTCTATAAAGTAGACTTAGGATGGATAGTTCCTACTTTAATTGCATTTTTACTAAGCTTACTTATTCATAAGGTTAAAAAAAATGGATAA
- a CDS encoding DNA alkylation repair protein codes for MDKIKSFLFSKQEEKYKEFTKKLNPTLDEDKIIGVRVPELRKYAKEIYKEDREYVEEYLEKLPHKYLEEYQIHMYLLDNEKDINILIDKTEKVLKYIDNWPICDIGMGKISKKYPEIVEKKIFDWLKSDHTFTVRFAIVVLITNFIKQNFKIEHIKRLSKIKRDEYYINIAIAWYFAECYSKHEEEVLICLENKEIENVWVHNKTIQKIRESLKVEKGKKEYLKTLKIGAIKK; via the coding sequence ATGGATAAAATTAAAAGTTTTCTTTTTTCTAAACAAGAAGAAAAATACAAAGAATTTACCAAAAAATTAAATCCTACATTAGATGAAGATAAAATAATTGGAGTAAGAGTACCTGAACTTAGAAAATATGCTAAGGAAATATATAAAGAAGACAGAGAATATGTAGAAGAATATTTAGAAAAACTTCCACATAAATATCTAGAGGAATATCAAATTCATATGTATTTACTTGATAATGAAAAGGATATTAATATCTTAATAGATAAAACAGAAAAAGTATTAAAATACATAGATAATTGGCCAATTTGTGATATAGGGATGGGGAAGATATCTAAAAAATATCCAGAAATAGTAGAAAAAAAGATATTTGATTGGTTAAAATCAGATCATACTTTCACTGTTAGATTTGCCATAGTAGTATTAATTACTAATTTCATCAAACAAAATTTTAAAATAGAGCATATAAAAAGACTATCTAAAATAAAAAGAGATGAATACTATATTAACATTGCTATAGCTTGGTACTTTGCAGAATGTTATTCTAAACATGAAGAAGAGGTGTTAATATGTTTAGAAAACAAAGAAATAGAGAATGTCTGGGTACATAACAAGACTATACAGAAAATAAGAGAAAGTTTAAAGGTAGAAAAAGGCAAAAAAGAATATTTAAAAACATTAAAAATTGGAGCTATAAAAAAATAG
- the ylxM gene encoding YlxM family DNA-binding protein — MKEIEEYIKYSILFIYYKELFSDKQKKYLSAYLEEDNSLTEIAEAFNVSRQAVFDNIKRGCKQLDKYESLLGVMEREENIIINLKWLRDNFSKENLDKMIREYEEGVN; from the coding sequence ATGAAAGAAATAGAAGAATATATAAAGTACTCAATACTATTCATATATTACAAGGAACTTTTTTCTGATAAACAGAAAAAGTACTTATCTGCATATTTAGAGGAGGATAATTCATTAACAGAAATAGCAGAAGCTTTTAATGTAAGTAGACAGGCAGTTTTCGATAACATTAAAAGAGGATGTAAACAGCTAGATAAATATGAAAGTTTACTTGGAGTTATGGAAAGAGAAGAGAATATAATAATTAATTTGAAATGGTTAAGAGATAATTTCTCAAAAGAAAATTTAGATAAAATGATTAGAGAATACGAAGAAGGTGTAAATTAA